The Meriones unguiculatus strain TT.TT164.6M chromosome 19, Bangor_MerUng_6.1, whole genome shotgun sequence genomic interval tggtttgttttgaatcTGCCTGAtttgatttaaacaaacaaaaaaagggggtGAGTTGGGGTGGTGTTAGGGAGGTGGCTCATTGGGTATGAGTACTGGCTGAGTAAGTGTGAGGACTGGAGTTGCTACCCCCGCTCCATGCAAAACCCTGGGTGTGGCCATGCAAgcattggggtggggtggggggccaAAGTGGTGAGCTTCCCGATCAGGGATGTCCGCTGTCTCAAAAGAGGAAGGTAGAGAGTCATAGCAGAGGACACCCAGTACCAGGATGCCCAACATCCTTTTCTAACCTCTACACGGAAGCATGTGCAACCTGACCCTCCCCCCACATACctaaagattttctttttgttttgtttatgtttgtttgtttgtttgagacaagatttctctttgtagtcctggctgtcctggaacccaaagatttgcctgcctttgcctctgcctgtgggattaaaggcatgtgccaccatgccctgctacaaatgaagttttaaaaaggaaaaaaaaaaaggctatattTCTGTATagtgcccagttttaactgtctgattttttatattttagctACTCTAAAGCTGTAGGGCATCATCATTTTGTGGATTTAATTTGCACTTCTCTGTGCACTGGTGCATCTCAGCATCTTCCTTCACTCACTGCTCACAAAGCTTTCCCTTCTGCACATAGCTTAAttctgtcttcttctttggcTGCATTACATGTGTTCACACTGAGGGCCTTAGATTGGGTTGGGGCTTTTCAAGTAACTTTTCTCCGGCTCTTACCCATTTCCTTCATGCAGTGAGTTTCTTCAGTAGACTTGTTTAAAGCAATGTAATCTAGCTTGCaggtttgcttgtttggtttttccCACTTATGGTTTATAATTTGGGGCTTTAAGTACGTCTGTCTCACACCAgaatagaaatacattttaatatatacCCTTTATTTCATACGTTTACCTATTATAGTAAGGACTTTAATTCTTCTAGAGCAGGAGTCAACAAAAATCTTCTTAAAGGGACAAATGATAAATGTTTTAGACTCAGGAGGCAAGGATCTTTGTTAACTTAAGCTTAGATGTGGTTAAAAATGAATGGGCATCCTCATTGTGCCACAcagtgagggcctctgaaagcctctgccctgcaaactgtcaaagcagatgctgagcctgatggccaactgtcgggcagagtgaatggaattttatgtaagaagtgggaaatagcaagagctggagaggacaggaactccacaaggagagcaacagaacaagaaaatttgaccacagggaacttcccagagactcatactccaaccaagggttattcatggagataacctagaacccctgcacagatgtagcccatggcagttcagtgtccaaatgggttacatagtaatgggaagagggactgcctctgacataatctgattggcctgctctttgatcacctccccctgaggggggaacagccttaccaggccacagaagatgacaatgcagccacttctgatgagaactaatagactaagatcagaaagaaggagaggaggacctcccctatcagtggacttggggaggggcatgcatgcagaaaggggagggagggtaggatcggcaggggaggagggaggggcttggggggatacaaaatgaataaagtgtaattataaaagttaaataaaaaatttaaaaaaatgaatgggcATCACTTGTTCTAAAGAAAACTGTTTACAGAAGCAGGCTTCTCATAGTCAAACTATAAATCCTCCCTGACCCAAGTCTACCTTTGTTTTGGTGTTAGTTGGGATCGCCTCTTACATGGTAAATTATTTTTCGCCCCAGCACGCACTGAAGTGACCCATCAGTTGCTGGTCAGTCTGTGGGTGCTGCCTTCTTGTTCGCTGTACTCTCAATGTGGAGGGCTCCATCGCTCAGCTCGTGGGATTTGTTCgctttttgtttgttctctcAGCAAGGCCACATTTCTTAGGACTCTAGTTTTGTGATTGTCATGGAGGTGCTATGGTGTAATGTATCCTAGGTAATTCAAGTTAGCACAGCTAGCTGTTCATGGACTATTCCTTCACAGGAATTTTAGAGTGTGTCTGCTGAATCCACCCAAAAGCATGAGTCTGGTTCTTGTTAGAACCTGGGAAGCTCTGGAATGTTAGGATGTGTGACATGACCACTTAAGAAAGCTCTCATCCCTTTCACTAGAGATTAAACTGTTCCCAGTAGGAGGGCTGTGTGCTTTGCTTCAACCTGAACACCATCATACGGCTGATGTACATGGTATTTTTTGGTCATGCTTTAGTTGTACTGCAGTGAGGAAATACTGTGACTCTCGGGTAGTTGTGTTTAGAAAGAAATCACAGAGGTCTCTTTCTGTGAAGAAGTAAATGGACTGCTGACAAACCAGTCAGTCAGTTACAGACCAGGTCTGAAGAAACAATCAAAGTGTAGTGAAAgataacaaatttaaaaacttaaaatttattaAGTATAAAATGTCAAAATCGGATGAGAAAATAGGAAGTACTGATGGAACactatttttaaatgactgaaatGCTGAAGAGCCTCCTCCACCACAAAATCTCCAGACCCAAGTGCTGTATTCAGTTTACCCCTATCAAAACTTTAAGGAATATTTACCTCCTCTCCCCTTTTAATGCAGATTATTACAGAAAATAGAGTAAAATCTGCACCTCTCTTGCTGAGACTGATCCTACCTGGTGTGTCTATCCTACCCGGTATGTCTGCGGAGTTTAAAAAGTTAAAGACAGAAAGCGCGAGGCTGCCAGCTGTGAGAGCTCTGCCCCTGAAGGTCAGGCCTCACTCTCTGGCATCAAGGACCTTCGCTGTTTGTCTTTAATGTCTCTGCTTTTCTGTGTGGGACTTTCCCTGGCTTGCTTGTCTGTGTTCCACTGGTGCACCTgttgcacacagaggccagaagaaggcattggctcccttggagttacaggtagtcatgacctaccatgtgggttctaggaattgaacccaggtcctctagaagataGTCAGTGTTTTTAACGATTgggccatctctcaagcccaTGCTTGTTTGAGaaaggatggcctggaactcactgagaaccagctgcctatgcctcctgagtgttgtgattaaaggtatgtgccattatgcctggcccttcttttcttttctactacttctcctttttcttcttttttttttttttccattttctttttttcatctgcctgcctgcctttctttctgccttccttgtGGTTCCCCCCAACCTCCctgaaagggtttctctgtgtagccttggttgtcctggacttactctgtagacttactctgtctggcctcgaactcagagagatccacctgcctctgcctccccgagcgctgggattaaaggtgtgcgccaccctGCCTGGCTGTTCCCTGTGGTTTGAAGGCCATCTTTTTCGTAAGATGCTAAACCCAGTCACTTTGTTTCAAAGTTTACTGTTGATGTACATGTTTTAGCATTTTGTTCTTTATTCCACCTGATGGGATGGTGTGAGATAGgaacttgaatttctttcttccaGATGGCTATTCCAGCTCCATTAGTTGGCCTGTGGGGGCACTGACAGGATTTTCTGTGCCATGACTACTTGCTAGAATTAATGCAGAGGGCACCAGGGCCAGcacctgtttcttctctttcatatatatacatgtatatatatatatatgagatgagAGTTTATTTTGGAGTAAGACATGAGTAGCgattattaatgaaaaaaaaaacaattctcgtATTAAAAGTTATGAGAGCATGAACTGTGTATTGTAACTTTCAGTCGAAAAGCCATTCTTGAATGGTTACACGAGGTATGGTAAAGGTAACATCAGTCACATGGAAAAGTAAACACTTTATCAAGTGAGATGTGCTAAGGTTAGATATGCTGAAAGGTGGCATCTGCAGCAGCTGTGTGTCAGGTGGTGCCCTGGGTGACCCTGTGCTCTGCTTCCCCACAGGTGCAGCAGTGGCAGGCATCTACAGAGTGGCTGGAAAGAACATGGCCCCCCTAGAAGCCCTGGTGTGGGGCGTGGGGCAGACTGTACTGACACTTATCATCTCCTTTTCAAGGATCCTCGCCACACTTTGAGGTTCTGAGGGAATGTCTTCTTTACTAAGAAAACGGATGTACAGCTTCCCCGGAAATGCATTAACCAGCTGAAATGAAATGGTACAAGCAGGGACCCAGCAAGTTACAACCTAGGGAAGACCTTGAGCCGTGTGGAAAGCCTGCCCTCTGGCGTCCAAGCGATTGCACTACCGCACTGCACCTTATGTGCCTCCATCCCAGGCAAGGTGCATAGGACACTCTGTGAAGCTGCAAGAAAAAGCACCTTGTTCAGCTGCCAATCAGGTTAACATTGGTGTTGGAATCATCGTTCTCAACAGTGTTGTATTAAGTTACAGAAACGTTTTGAGAAATTGATCTATGTGCCAAACTTTTCTTTCTGTTAACATT includes:
- the Tmem170b gene encoding transmembrane protein 170B isoform X3, whose protein sequence is MRAEGADHSMINLSVQQVLSLWAHGTVLRNLTGAAVAGIYRVAGKNMAPLEALVWGVGQTVLTLIISFSRILATL